In Candidatus Nomurabacteria bacterium, the following proteins share a genomic window:
- a CDS encoding restriction endonuclease subunit S yields the protein MSESSTKQKKVPELRFSQFSDSWQEKRIAQILTVCSGRDYKHLKAGNVPVFGTGGVMTYVDEALHDGESVFIGRKGTIDKPVYFSGRFWTVDTLFYTSDFKEVTPKFVYRLFQNIYWKKYNEASGVPSLSRSTIGKIKVFLPSVGEQKKIQVFLNNADSLIEKMKYQREKLEEFKQGVMLKIFTQEVRFKDKNGKNFPDWQTVRLGKIIEERTERAGNKNYDLLSITMKNGVTKYDDSVKKNNSSGNKSNYKVVRKNDIAYNTMRMWQGASGVSAFEGIVSPAYTVVAPKTGDPNFFGYLFKIPRVVFDFYRYSQGLTSDTWNLKFKHLKEIKVTVPTSKDEQLEISNFLKSVDELIEFKSKQIEKAETWKRGLLQKMFV from the coding sequence ATGTCTGAATCTTCTACAAAACAGAAAAAAGTGCCCGAACTGCGATTTTCACAATTTTCTGACTCATGGCAAGAAAAACGAATTGCTCAAATACTCACAGTATGTAGTGGTAGAGATTATAAACATCTCAAAGCAGGTAATGTGCCAGTTTTTGGTACCGGTGGGGTTATGACTTATGTTGATGAAGCTCTTCATGATGGTGAGTCAGTGTTCATTGGTCGCAAGGGTACTATTGATAAGCCAGTTTATTTTAGCGGTCGTTTTTGGACTGTTGATACTCTCTTTTATACTAGTGACTTCAAAGAAGTCACCCCCAAATTCGTTTATAGACTTTTTCAGAATATCTATTGGAAGAAGTACAACGAGGCATCTGGCGTACCAAGTTTATCAAGAAGTACCATTGGAAAAATAAAGGTCTTCCTACCCTCTGTAGGTGAACAAAAAAAGATTCAAGTTTTTCTTAATAATGCCGATTCACTTATTGAAAAAATGAAATACCAGAGGGAGAAACTTGAAGAATTTAAGCAGGGAGTTATGCTAAAAATCTTCACACAGGAAGTACGTTTTAAAGATAAAAATGGAAAGAATTTTCCTGATTGGCAAACAGTAAGACTTGGTAAAATCATAGAAGAAAGAACTGAAAGAGCGGGTAATAAAAATTATGATTTGCTTTCGATCACAATGAAAAACGGCGTAACTAAATACGATGATTCAGTTAAGAAAAATAATTCTAGTGGTAACAAATCAAATTACAAAGTAGTCCGCAAAAATGATATTGCATATAACACAATGAGGATGTGGCAAGGGGCATCCGGTGTGTCTGCCTTTGAAGGAATTGTGAGTCCAGCATATACAGTTGTCGCTCCTAAGACTGGCGATCCTAATTTTTTTGGCTATTTATTCAAGATACCGAGAGTGGTGTTTGATTTCTACCGTTATTCGCAGGGTCTTACTTCAGATACTTGGAATCTAAAGTTTAAGCACCTTAAAGAAATTAAAGTTACAGTGCCAACTTCAAAGGATGAGCAGCTTGAAATTAGCAATTTCCTAAAATCTGTTGACGAACTAATTGAATTTAAGTCAAAGCAGATCGAGAAAGCAGAGACTTGGAAAAGAGGCCTTCTCCAGAAAATGTTTGTGTAA
- a CDS encoding type I restriction-modification system subunit M, giving the protein MSDEQKRLLEKQLWAVADTLRSSMNADEYRNYILGFIFYKYLSEKLEKYANEELLKADKRTFAGLDIKKDKEYIEAVKTHSLEKLGFFLLPNQLFAEVVKKGNGERGDDKFILEDLKGVLNSIEQTSSGTDSEDDFKGLFADVDLASVRLGSSEKIKNERVVAILSHLSKIDFRLEDAKSDVLGDAYEYLISQFAAGAGKKAGEFYTPAQVSRLMAMIVTDGKKKLRSVYDPTCGSGSLLLRLGEYAEIAHYYGQEYNTTTYNLARMNMILHGVHYSKFDIENGNTLTDDKLPDLRAEAVVANPPFGAKWKGDTDPTLAADDRFSQYGRLAPKGAADYAFVTHMLHHLSDNGTMTVVLPHGALFRSGAEGHIRKYIIEKLNYLDAVIGLPANLFYGTGIPATILIFKKCRKEDDTILFIEASRDSRKGKNQNFLDDEHIEKIFDTYRHRKEIDKYSHNASLEEIRENDFNLNIPRYVDTFEEEVSINVDAVATELKNLKINETKLEKVISETCKELGIKIPF; this is encoded by the coding sequence ATGTCAGACGAACAAAAAAGACTTCTAGAGAAACAACTGTGGGCGGTGGCAGATACGCTAAGAAGTAGCATGAATGCTGATGAGTACAGGAATTACATTCTTGGCTTCATTTTCTATAAATATCTTTCTGAAAAGCTTGAGAAATATGCTAACGAGGAACTTTTGAAAGCTGACAAGCGCACTTTTGCTGGTTTAGATATAAAGAAAGATAAAGAGTACATTGAAGCGGTCAAAACACACTCACTCGAAAAACTTGGGTTCTTCCTGTTGCCAAATCAACTTTTTGCGGAAGTTGTTAAGAAAGGCAACGGTGAACGAGGTGACGACAAGTTCATACTCGAAGACCTTAAGGGAGTACTTAACTCAATTGAGCAGACTTCTTCTGGTACTGATAGCGAAGATGACTTCAAAGGTCTGTTTGCAGATGTAGACCTTGCCTCAGTAAGACTCGGGTCATCAGAAAAGATCAAAAACGAGAGAGTAGTTGCGATTCTCTCACATCTCTCAAAGATTGATTTTAGATTGGAAGACGCAAAGAGCGACGTGCTGGGTGATGCGTATGAGTATCTCATTTCTCAGTTTGCGGCGGGGGCTGGGAAGAAAGCGGGTGAGTTCTATACTCCTGCTCAAGTTTCACGACTCATGGCAATGATTGTGACTGATGGTAAGAAAAAACTTCGCTCAGTTTATGACCCTACGTGTGGTTCTGGCTCACTTCTTCTGCGCCTTGGAGAATATGCTGAAATTGCTCATTACTATGGACAGGAGTACAACACAACTACGTATAACCTTGCTCGCATGAACATGATCTTGCATGGAGTACACTATTCAAAATTTGATATTGAGAACGGCAATACTCTCACGGACGATAAACTTCCAGATCTTAGGGCCGAAGCAGTAGTGGCCAATCCTCCTTTTGGGGCAAAGTGGAAGGGTGATACTGACCCGACCCTTGCTGCAGACGATCGATTTTCTCAATACGGAAGACTTGCCCCAAAAGGAGCTGCGGACTACGCGTTTGTTACTCACATGCTCCATCATCTATCTGATAACGGTACGATGACTGTTGTTTTGCCACACGGTGCACTATTTCGCTCGGGAGCCGAAGGTCATATTCGTAAGTACATTATTGAAAAACTCAATTATCTCGATGCTGTTATCGGACTACCAGCAAATCTTTTCTATGGTACTGGCATTCCAGCAACGATTCTCATATTTAAGAAGTGTAGAAAAGAAGACGATACGATTCTCTTTATTGAAGCTTCAAGAGATTCTCGTAAGGGTAAAAATCAAAACTTCTTGGATGATGAACATATTGAAAAAATTTTTGATACCTACCGTCACCGAAAGGAGATTGATAAATACTCACACAATGCCTCATTAGAAGAAATTAGAGAAAATGACTTCAACTTAAACATTCCTCGCTATGTAGACACATTCGAAGAGGAGGTTTCAATTAATGTGGATGCCGTCGCAACAGAGCTTAAGAACTTGAAAATAAACGAAACTAAGTTAGAGAAAGTCATAAGTGAAACGTGTAAAGAACTTGGAATAAAAATACCGTTTTAA
- a CDS encoding helix-turn-helix transcriptional regulator, with product MTFLFTSMRIYYSHYWYNYAKQNFYMNEKLDSKIGANIKELLKKSGRSKSDLVRDTGLDYHTISKIERGITPDPRVHTVEKIANALGVSINQLLK from the coding sequence ATGACTTTCTTGTTCACATCAATGCGAATTTACTACTCTCACTATTGGTATAATTATGCTAAGCAAAACTTTTACATGAACGAGAAGCTTGATTCAAAAATTGGAGCAAATATTAAAGAGTTATTGAAAAAATCAGGTCGCTCAAAGAGCGATTTAGTGAGAGATACTGGTCTTGATTACCACACGATTTCGAAGATCGAACGTGGTATAACACCGGACCCTAGGGTTCATACAGTAGAAAAAATTGCCAACGCTTTAGGAGTAAGTATTAATCAGCTTTTAAAATAA
- a CDS encoding recombinase family protein encodes MSRTEAPEGFVSSKIVAPVTLKYCLYARKSTESEEMQVLSIDSQIKEMLQMAERDNLEVAEIRKESHSAKEAGTRPVFNELVADIHSGKFNAILTWAPDRISRNAGDLGRIVDLMDSGTLHEIRTYGQKFTNNPNEKFLLMILGSQAKLENDNKVQNVKRGMRARCEMGLYPCIAPTGYLNSNRTDKKCHKDIDPKRAPIVKKMFEKIAYENLTGRQLYFWLRDEVKFTTRTGKPIYLGNLYMILRNHFYYGTFEYPKGSGEWYKGIHEPIISKALFDQVQEKIKVQNSRSDGWQTKEFAFTKLLSCGLCGSGITADEKYKTQKNGNVHRYVYYGCTKHNDKNCTCGYINEEDLIEQLAGLMDKIAFDEIGMRKKIKDEIERHKKFQAGLLGEKETKVKVKDIEVRNYAKYILREGQAHEKRELLSCLKTRLLLANKTISLGK; translated from the coding sequence ATGAGCAGAACAGAAGCACCAGAGGGGTTCGTGTCGAGCAAAATAGTAGCGCCAGTAACACTAAAATACTGCTTGTACGCACGTAAGTCGACGGAGTCTGAGGAGATGCAAGTGCTTTCTATCGACTCTCAGATCAAAGAAATGCTGCAGATGGCGGAGCGAGATAATCTGGAGGTGGCTGAAATCAGGAAGGAGTCACATTCCGCTAAAGAAGCTGGCACGAGACCAGTGTTCAACGAGCTTGTAGCAGATATCCATAGCGGTAAGTTCAACGCCATACTGACATGGGCACCTGATCGAATTTCAAGGAATGCAGGAGATCTCGGACGAATAGTGGATCTCATGGACTCGGGAACACTGCACGAGATACGAACGTACGGCCAGAAGTTCACCAACAACCCAAATGAAAAGTTTCTACTGATGATTCTTGGATCACAAGCCAAACTAGAAAATGACAACAAAGTTCAGAACGTAAAGCGAGGTATGCGAGCACGGTGTGAGATGGGTCTTTATCCATGTATTGCACCGACGGGATATTTGAATAGTAATCGCACTGACAAAAAGTGTCACAAGGACATAGACCCCAAGAGAGCACCGATTGTAAAGAAGATGTTTGAGAAGATCGCGTACGAGAACCTAACAGGTAGACAACTTTACTTCTGGCTTCGTGACGAAGTGAAGTTCACGACAAGAACAGGCAAACCGATATACCTCGGCAATCTATATATGATTCTCCGAAACCATTTCTACTATGGAACGTTCGAATATCCGAAAGGCAGTGGTGAGTGGTATAAGGGCATACATGAACCAATCATTAGCAAAGCGCTCTTCGATCAGGTGCAGGAAAAGATCAAAGTACAAAACAGCAGGTCAGACGGATGGCAGACAAAAGAGTTTGCCTTCACCAAGTTACTGAGTTGCGGTCTATGTGGCTCAGGTATCACTGCTGATGAGAAATACAAAACTCAAAAGAACGGAAACGTACACCGGTACGTGTATTACGGGTGCACGAAGCATAACGATAAAAACTGTACATGTGGGTACATAAACGAAGAAGATTTGATCGAGCAACTAGCTGGACTGATGGACAAGATAGCGTTTGATGAAATCGGAATGCGCAAAAAAATTAAAGATGAGATTGAACGACATAAAAAGTTTCAAGCTGGATTACTTGGTGAGAAAGAGACGAAGGTGAAAGTGAAAGATATTGAGGTACGAAACTACGCTAAGTACATTCTGAGGGAAGGGCAAGCTCATGAAAAACGAGAGCTATTATCCTGTCTGAAAACCAGACTTCTGCTGGCAAACAAAACTATAAGTTTAGGCAAATAA
- a CDS encoding ImmA/IrrE family metallo-endopeptidase, producing MYKRGFKAWAEKTALNIRKRQGHQAYSPLDMWVLAELHGIRIWLPEDINGVSKECCKTLTEDDPDSWSAMTIRSNDLAVIVLNPTHSKARQASNLAHELSHLILGHEGGKNYVIDGLLYASYNQDEEDEAGWLSGCLLLPREACIYIKKQKLTDVQATRKYGISKEMLNYRMNVTGVAKDFQ from the coding sequence ATGTATAAACGTGGTTTCAAAGCATGGGCGGAGAAAACCGCGCTTAACATAAGGAAGAGACAAGGACATCAGGCCTATTCCCCGCTAGACATGTGGGTACTGGCAGAGCTGCATGGCATTAGGATTTGGTTGCCAGAAGACATTAATGGTGTGAGTAAAGAATGTTGCAAGACTTTGACAGAAGATGATCCCGACAGCTGGTCTGCTATGACGATAAGGTCGAATGATCTTGCGGTGATCGTTTTAAATCCGACACATTCGAAAGCAAGACAGGCTAGTAACTTGGCTCATGAACTGTCTCATTTGATTTTGGGGCATGAGGGCGGAAAGAATTATGTTATCGATGGGTTGCTGTATGCTTCGTACAATCAGGATGAAGAAGATGAAGCGGGGTGGTTGTCTGGTTGTCTACTTCTTCCACGAGAAGCTTGTATTTATATAAAGAAACAAAAACTCACGGATGTTCAGGCGACTAGAAAATACGGTATTAGCAAGGAAATGTTGAACTACCGTATGAATGTGACTGGTGTCGCGAAGGATTTTCAGTGA
- a CDS encoding helix-turn-helix transcriptional regulator, protein MKQSNKDTSRRFEKLGEKVFAKRAGRGVRVVAKDIGISPATLSRIERGYMADIDTFQKVCAWLEIDAGAFLQGETREATKHEAPMAAIHFRKNKEVKPTTAKALAEVIIAAQKEMAKLQPIGSE, encoded by the coding sequence ATCAAATAAAGACACCTCCCGCAGGTTTGAAAAACTTGGCGAAAAAGTTTTCGCCAAGAGAGCCGGGCGGGGTGTTCGTGTTGTGGCCAAGGACATTGGGATTAGTCCGGCGACCTTGTCACGTATCGAACGAGGATATATGGCCGACATAGATACTTTCCAAAAAGTCTGTGCGTGGCTTGAGATTGACGCAGGAGCTTTTCTGCAGGGCGAAACTCGTGAGGCGACCAAGCACGAAGCGCCAATGGCAGCAATCCACTTTAGAAAAAACAAAGAAGTTAAACCTACTACTGCTAAAGCTCTAGCAGAAGTAATTATTGCTGCCCAAAAAGAGATGGCGAAACTCCAGCCTATTGGGAGTGAATAA